A stretch of the Lactuca sativa cultivar Salinas chromosome 9, Lsat_Salinas_v11, whole genome shotgun sequence genome encodes the following:
- the LOC111885599 gene encoding uncharacterized protein LOC111885599 isoform X1 has translation MSFWGAEVKRGQRLHVKLDQGNYLNLKLASLVCTGNHEEKESVCLEVDTCDKTMQLARLHPERLPHQVMDLKFNEDIILSHDAKNGTLYLCGFQRKPRVHEYPPFHEPNFAKKEAALASECARVCSNVKSMKFWGVEIKSGETISMKLDPENILHFRHASLISIEKQTKEKNVIVEINASGRKHEITLNTRSKPEAALQKLYDEEIQLSHNFKDGKVYLLGTLTTRHGKKS, from the exons ATGAGTTTTTGGG GTGCTGAAGTGAAACGTGGTCAAAGGCTTCATGTTAAGCTTGATCAAGGGAATTATTTGAATCTTAAACTG GCTTCTCTTGTGTGTACCGGAAATCATGAAGAAAAGGAGTCTGTGTGTTTGGAAGTCGATACATGTGACAAAACAATGCAACTTGCAAGGCTTCACCCTGAGAGGCTGCCACACCAAGTAATGGACCTAAAGTTCAATGAAGACATCATTTTAAGTCATGATGCAAAAAATGGAACATTATACCTATGTGGGTTCCAAAGAAAACCACGCGTGCATGAATATCCACCTTTTCACGAACCTAATTTTGCAAAG AAAGAAGCAGCGTTGGCTTCTGAATGTGCACGTGTATGCAGCAACGTTAAGTCAATGAAGTTTTGGG GAGTCGAGATTAAAAGTGGTGAAACAATCTCTATGAAGCTTGATCCAGAAAATATTTTACATTTCAGACAT GCTTCACTTATTAGTATTGAAAAGCAAACTAAGGAGAAGAATGTTATTGTCGAAATCAATGCTAGTGGCAGAAAACATGAGATAACCCTGAATACTAGAAGCAAACCAGAAGCGGCCTTACAAAAACTGTATGATGAAGAAATTCAGTTAAGCCATAACTTCAAAGATGGTAAGGTGTACCTGCTTGGGACACTGACCACAAGACATGGAAAAAAGAGTTGA
- the LOC111885599 gene encoding uncharacterized protein LOC111885599 isoform X2: MSFWGAEVKRGQRLHVKLDQGNYLNLKLASLVCTGNHEEKESVCLEVDTCDKTMQLARLHPERLPHQVMDLKFNEDIILSHDAKNGTLYLCGFQRKPRVHEYPPFHEPNFAKKEAALASECARVCSNVKSMKFWGVEIKSGETISMKLDPENILHFRHVWLHLLVLKSKLRRRMLLSKSMLVAENMR, encoded by the exons ATGAGTTTTTGGG GTGCTGAAGTGAAACGTGGTCAAAGGCTTCATGTTAAGCTTGATCAAGGGAATTATTTGAATCTTAAACTG GCTTCTCTTGTGTGTACCGGAAATCATGAAGAAAAGGAGTCTGTGTGTTTGGAAGTCGATACATGTGACAAAACAATGCAACTTGCAAGGCTTCACCCTGAGAGGCTGCCACACCAAGTAATGGACCTAAAGTTCAATGAAGACATCATTTTAAGTCATGATGCAAAAAATGGAACATTATACCTATGTGGGTTCCAAAGAAAACCACGCGTGCATGAATATCCACCTTTTCACGAACCTAATTTTGCAAAG AAAGAAGCAGCGTTGGCTTCTGAATGTGCACGTGTATGCAGCAACGTTAAGTCAATGAAGTTTTGGG GAGTCGAGATTAAAAGTGGTGAAACAATCTCTATGAAGCTTGATCCAGAAAATATTTTACATTTCAGACATGTATG GCTTCACTTATTAGTATTGAAAAGCAAACTAAGGAGAAGAATGTTATTGTCGAAATCAATGCTAGTGGCAGAAAACATGAGATAA
- the LOC111885509 gene encoding ninja-family protein AFP1, with translation MANDSRMLETKSVGIVDEDREENELMLELSIGGIFAKSKKTIRNASESREKDKQEEGDLNVHSKREIQAIRRRELRRKREEKPKKSVGFGSCGSVSGPLLENKEWLEKQIVGQNDENFENEPTRKKERIRNSPENVTSIPAAPITNGFLHPNVMPICGGGEVVPRIEDDLNTKNSVFRATACRSFKPYQGNTNLKPIEDETDGGGRRYSNVNSNGSAGYASSAVSDSQCSSRQGGGTDESRSNSSNSQVDHQPESTSAASEPFDPSGSDQPIGSSKPTGPAVNPNDRFRPPESGVPNPINPTPKLETSSSQNQQQASILARMPCVSTTGNGPNGKTVSGFLYRYTKNEVSIVCVCHGQSFSPAGFVEHAGGVGITHPLKHITILPTAFAS, from the exons ATGGCGAATGATTCCAGAATGTTGGAGACGAAAAGCGTCGGAATTGTTGATGAAGACAGAGAGGAAAACGAGCTAATGTTGGAGCTGTCGATTGGGGGGATTTTTGCGAAATCAAAGAAAACGATTCGGAATGCGAGTGAATCGAGGGAAAAGGATAAACAAGAGGAGGGGGATTTGAATGTTCATTCCAAGCGTGAGATTCAAGCTATCCGGCGACGGGAACTACGGAGGAAGAGAGAAGAAAAACCGAAGAAATCGGTCGGTTTTGGTTCATGTGGTTCAGTTAGTGGTCCGCTTCTGGAGAACAAGGAGTGGTTAGAGAAGCAAATCGTAGGACAAAATGACGAAAATTTTGAGAATGAACCTACTCGTAAAAAAGAGAGGATCAGAAATTCACCGGAAAACGTCACTTCGATTCCTGCAGCACCGATCACAAACGGATTTTTACATCCTAACGTGATGCCCATCTGCGGTGGTGGTGAAGTTGTTCCACGAATTGAAGACGATTTAAATACAAAGAATTCTGTTTTCCGGGCGACGGCATGCCGGAGTTTCAAGCCATATCAAGGGAATACAAATCTAAAACCTATTGAAGACGAGACAGACGGCGGCGGACGACGGTATTCTAATGTGAATTCAAACGGCTCCGCTGGATACGCTTCCTCCGCCGTGTCAGATAGTCAATGCTCCTCTCGCCAgg GCGGTGGTACGGATGAAAGCAGAAGCAACTCAAGCAACTCACAAGTAGACCACCAACCGGAAAGTACTTCAGCCGCAAGTGAACCATTTGACCCATCCGGGTCCGATCAACCCATCGGTTCATCTAAGCCAACCGGCCCTGCAGTGAACCCAAATGACCGGTTCAGGCCACCGGAGTCGGGTGTCCCAAACCCAATTAACCCAACTCCGAAGCTTGAGACGAGTAGTAGCCAAAACCAACAACAGGCTTCTATTCTAGCCCGAATGCCGTGTGTTTCCACAACTGGAAACGGGCCAAATGGGAAGACAGTTAGCGGGTTTCTTTACAGATATACAAAGAACGAGGTAAGCATCGTGTGTGTATGTCATGGTCAATCATTCTCTCCGGCTGGTTTTGTGGAGCATGCAGGCGGCGTTGGTATCACTCATCCCTTGAAACACATCACCATACTTCCGACTGCTTTTGCATCTTGA